Below is a genomic region from Medicago truncatula cultivar Jemalong A17 chromosome 3, MtrunA17r5.0-ANR, whole genome shotgun sequence.
AACAATCCCCAAACACTAAAAACCCTTAAACAGCTCATAGATAAACCAGATGTCGAAGGAGCACCAAAGTACAAGGTAACAACGGGACAAAACCCCTCCTCTAGAAGCAACTAAGAGATGTGGGCACCATGCAACACACGCATGCACGCACACACATATGCACACACAAGTTAAATCCATAGGTTCATGatctaaataaaaaagtaatataaaaataaattcttcGACATAACACAAGTGAATTCAAATATGGAAGGCAACATATTTCAGTTTAAAATTTTTAGTAAGTGTTCGACAAAGtgtgattatattatatcatttttcttttcttaaaaagtaTTTATATACTCCatgtgcattttattatatatcatttatcatttattactctctcttgtTTCTAttctattaatatatttttcccaTGTCATTAATAagagataattttgtaaaatcactCATAGTTTTTCTTTGCAATACAAAATTAACTATATCTTGATAGGATCATGAATGCTAACATAATGAATCTTTTAGTTTATTCTataagtgtatattttaagCATATTATATTAGTTTGTTATTAGTTGGTACTATTGTTATCGTGTGGTTGATGTATTTATCTTACCATGTGTATGCATCAACCTATATAAGCATTGTACTATACCAatagaaatgaagaaaaatgtatgaaaatgttttttttaccttagttttatcttttttagCTCAGAACCCTAATTTATCATAGTTTCTTAGTGATATATTTTAGGTTcctatcatattttttaatatggatgaaaatgtcaaaacaatttataataaaatacggATTGAATAGATGCTTATGTGTTTTGGTTTTTGGAACTTGAAAAAACTATTTGGAATCACTCTATGTGCACGTTAATAGTGTTGGCTTggtgattaataaaaaaattgttacatataAATTACATTTCAACAATAACTCAagtttataattaaaataaaactagatTAGATAAGGGAGGGAGGCGATATTCTGGAATAATATGTAGGGGCATATATACTTTGCATTTAGGCTTCTGGTTGCTATTATCTATATTTAACTAACCATAGTTAGAATAGTGGTTTGACCAAGCTTGTACATAACTACACCTAGTTAAATATAACAAGATATAGTTAGTTAGATTTCTGCAACAATATATAAGATGTTCATAATTAACTTTGTATTCATTCACTCAATTCGATCAATGAagataaaattttccttcattttctttccttttcaccATGTGTGTGTAATACTGAGAGTTGCATTGTTTTAGCGTATGATATGTTGAAAACACGTTAACTGATATGTTTTATAATATGTATCAACCCTTTTTTAGAATGTGAACGTTAGATATATGAATTTCCCACATTCAAATAGAAGGGATCGTGGTTAAAGGGAGAATTATGGTGTGTGAAGTGAAGGTCCCAAATGGCAACCTACAAGCATTGACTATGGCACACAAGTAAGAGTTTCTCTTAATTCATTCGCTTTGCCTCGCCATATacacataaattattttttcggCTCAAACTCAATCTCACatcatacttattttatttaggtTTCGTCTATATCCATAATGGGAGTTTCATATTTATACCCACACCATCGCTCTCGCACCAAactttgaattgttgttgtcgAAGACAAATGTACTAgcaaaatcacacttattagtACCAACAACAAAGAGAACTATGACATATAGATGCACGTCACACACTTATTGACGCACAACACTCAAAGATTACATGCTTATTGATCATGTGTCTATCGTAGGTACTGACAAGCACTAACTACGACACACAGGCAGGGGCGGATCTCTTTGGGGGCAGGCAGGTGCCATGGTATCCCCCAAAGTTTCCTTATATACTATATTAGGAGTATAATATCAATTTGAATTGAGCTGGTGCAGTGGAAAGGGGGTACCATGAATTGCTCTAGGTTACTGGTTCAACACTCTGCCatcttttttttacttgtttaatCTTCTATTATTGCATATTGTATTTAAAATAACGTTTCAAAGGGATTCAAACCCACTTCCTCTTGCTCCTTTAAAACATTTTATACAACTTGGCCAACTATTAATTATTGATAATACTTGAAACcagttaatatatattccataaaaGTTTGACACTCCCAACAAATTAACTCAAGATTCGCCACTGCGCACAAGTAAGTGTTTCTCTTAACTCATTCACTTTGCTAGTCGTAAACGCAAAGATTCTTTCATTCACCCAACTAAATTGCACTTCACTTCACTActcactcatttttttttatatgtttcttaTGTGTCCATGGTAGGAGTTTTGAATTTCTACCCACCCTATTACTCTTGTATCAGAGTTAAATTATTGTCGAAAATCAATGCACCAACAAAATTACACTCATTagttccaacaacaacaaagagaaCTATGTCATCTAGATGCAAGTCGCGCATTCATTGCAGCCAACCACTCTACTACTACATCCTTATCATTTGTCATTTTGGATCCTTTCCGATCCCCGtatttaacttttcttttcCTCAAAATTTTGGTCCATCATCaaattttggatattttttatgatgtagCCTTTTCATTTGTGATGTGGCCATGTTTGTTAGTCATATTTTGTTGACATGCATATTCAGCGTGGCATAATATGTGTTGTTACGTCATAAATGAATAAGtcacatcataaaaaaattagacgagggtcaaaattcataaaaaataaaaaataggggtGTTAGAAAGCCATTTTTTAAAGTAAGGGGACTAAAactcaacttatttttaaaatggaggACTAAAAGTGTATTTAAACCTAAAGAATTTAACTAATCTTACACATATGTCTAAGCAGATGTCATTATTTAAGTTTAACTATAAGATTTAGGTGTTTTAGAGAGAAAACAGCAATAacatgtatttaaaaaaattgaggggaAAGGATATTATCATTAATAACTATGACCCTTCTTGCATTTCAGAACATTTTACGCAATTTATTGAGTTTGGCgacttttcaaaattaaagtTGTCTTTTATGCAAGTAATTTGGTACTTGTGTGTTTGGACgatttgaaaagaaatgaaTGACATAATTTTTAACAACAACAAGCTCAACTTCATCGGTTACTCgacaaagttaatttttttttgttgtggttAAAATCAATTGTGTTATTTTTGCTTTTTATTACCACACCACACTTGGTGGCTCAATCCTTTGTTTTGTATGACTTCATCCCTTGTTGTGTCGGTTTTTGGCcttgcaattttatttttgacctttttttttttcctttggttGTCTATCTTACTTtattaaattgttgttgacattCTCTGACACACCTTGCGTTGGTAGAATGCAATgatcatattattatatttaattttgacttgctaaaaaaataaaaactatgacATTAGTGGTCAATTTACAACTATCACATGTGAGATTTGAATATATTTCTTAATAATatgcaaaatcaaaatattaccATCgatattttggttttaaaataataatataaaatccgGTCTAAATGATTTTCAGAACATCCATATATATCCAATTCTTTCAGAAAAATCTAAATATAtccaataaaatttgttttttgcgATTTACGATTTTTATGTAgttacaatttttctttaaattggTTTCAATGTTTACAGCCTTCAAGAGcatgaattttttgttttggcaaGTTCAAGAGCATGACTtgaattcaagttttttttttttttttttggtacaaacttGAATTCAAGTTTATTGTGGCAAAGGTGATTGCTAAAAATTTAGAATATTGAAAAAGTCATGGATGGGTTTATAAGTAAACTGACTATATGTAACGTGCGTTACGCCGCTACCTAAGTCCTAAGTCTAACGAcatttccccttaaaaaaagtcCTAACACAACATTAAATTTTACTAATTCCGCATGATTAGGGTGTTCAAAATTCCACCTTGTAGATTCGATCTtcattatgaaaaataaaagacgTGCCTCCTAGTTTGGAGTTGACAAAACTTGATTAACCTTATGATATCACGGTGAGAAAATATAATTACGATGATtcattgtagtttttttttttttttttccgacagAATTCGTTGtagtttttcaaaattatgaaaattatcgtgaaaaaaattataaaagttgatattttaaaattatttagtgagacaaatcaaacatctTTTATACCGATAGATTGGGTATCTCAGTTGATTTAAGTTAAGGAAAACAAACACGTTCCATATCCTTCTTCCCTCATAGTCATGGGCATTTTAATTCATACatttttatcaataatcataatcaacaataattattttaccgATAATCATTACATTATTATTCAGACATTTACTtagaacaagaaaaagaaatatgaaacCATAACAAGGACTCAGATCCAAACAAACAAAGTGTGAACCATAACAATAACACAAATCAAATCCTAGAAAAACCAATGACCAAATTCTAATGCGGAATCAACAATGACTTTGAAAGACTACAATGCATGTGTGTGTTTTATAGCAGAAGTAGCGTGGTGGCTTATGGTTTCCAGAGAATGGTGGTGTCTGCAATCATGGAAGTAACAACATATGGATCCATGTTAGATGATGGCCTCCTGTCCTCGAAATAACCTTTTCCTGCTTTCTCTGTGTCCCTTCCAACTCTAATCGACGCACCACGGTTTGCAACACCCTTCAAATAACACAAGCCACACCAACAATTAGAAGATGTAGTAGAGACTTAAATTAATGTCaaatgaaaactttttttttatattggagagaacaatattattatttgcttACCCATAAGAAGGTGTTAATGTCAGCCGTCTCATGTCGCCCTGTCAACCTACGCTCGTTGCCTTCTCCATAAGCAGCAATGTGCTCCTTGTGCTTCTTCCCAAGCTTCTCAATTGCTTTCAAGATGACTTCATAGCCACCATCTTCTCTCATAGACTTGGTGCTACAGCATTATAAGGATGCAGTTGTCAACCATGACCATATAAAATGTTTTAACTATAGtcttttgattaattaattaattaacaaatattaCCTGTAATTTGTGTGAGCACCAGCACCATTCCAATCACCCTAGTTTTGCATAAAAAGATAACAAAGTCAACTTAAATAAATATAGACAAGTATATCAATTGGACCAAAGGAGTTGGAACAAGAATAACTTGATTCAAACAAGGGTGGAAATAGCAAACCTTAATTGGTTTTGGGTCAAAGGAAAGCACCACATCAGCAATCTCAGTGATCCTCTATtggaacaaaaacaaagaaaattagtTAGTTGGAGAAGGTAACACTAACTTCCATTCAATAAGTCAAAAAGAGGTGTTggaaaatagtaaaaataacaCTTAGTCAATAGTCATGTGCCACCACCTACCTCCAAAATGTAACGAGCAACCCAAATTTCATCACCAGCAGAGATGCCAACTGAGGGACCAACTTGGAATTCCCactacattaaaaaaaacaatagattaaacttataaaatcaacaagcatatgtttaatttaaatgaaaaaaagtgTAGCAAATAATAGTAATGATAAAGGGTAAAATAAGTGCATAGGTTGCTCTAACTTACTTGACCAGGCATCACTTCACCATTGATTCCACTGATGTTGATGCCGGCATAAAGACAGGCTTTGTAATGTGAGTCAACAATGTCACGGCCAAATGCCTTGTCAGCACCAGCACCACAATAGTATGGTCCCTATTGagcaaattataaaataataacaatgttATTAACTGATAAAATTAGAACAGATGTAACCAATGACAATAAAAAATTCACCAAAAGAAGTTCAAATTGGGAATCTTGGattcaaaataacataaaactatggtgtaaacaaatttaaaacaattagGTAAGGgacatttttctttatatgaTTGTGTAAGTGACTAgcttgaaaaattaaaaaacactaATGATGAATGAAAGTGAGTTTTCACCTGAGGTCCAGGAAAACCACCAACTGGCCAACCAAGAGGCCAGTTGATGTCTTTCTGCAACAAGGTGTATTCTTGTTCAATACCATACCTAATCACAAATCAGACAACAATTGTTGATCAGAACACAATAAACAAGTGGCAACAAGgttattaatttattgattataTTGTTACAATCAGCAAAGTAGCAAC
It encodes:
- the LOC11406645 gene encoding glutamine synthetase cytosolic isozyme, giving the protein MSLLSDLINLDLSETTEKIIAEYIWIGGSGLDLRSKARTLPGPVTDPSQLPKWNYDGSSTGQAPGEDSEVIIYPQAIFKDPFRRGNNILVMCDAYTPAGEPIPTNKRHAAAKVFSHPDVVAEVPWYGIEQEYTLLQKDINWPLGWPVGGFPGPQGPYYCGAGADKAFGRDIVDSHYKACLYAGINISGINGEVMPGQWEFQVGPSVGISAGDEIWVARYILERITEIADVVLSFDPKPIKGDWNGAGAHTNYSTKSMREDGGYEVILKAIEKLGKKHKEHIAAYGEGNERRLTGRHETADINTFLWGVANRGASIRVGRDTEKAGKGYFEDRRPSSNMDPYVVTSMIADTTILWKP